A stretch of Geotrypetes seraphini chromosome 2, aGeoSer1.1, whole genome shotgun sequence DNA encodes these proteins:
- the LOC117354514 gene encoding gastrula zinc finger protein XlCGF58.1-like, giving the protein MAAGLSAQQVPVTYEDITVHFSREQWECLNEGQKELYREVMKENYDTLISLGTGHESIGPEVLSKIKQEEEPLVWDPKEAGETEITHSYTEKDDPRNSNAETHCWKISESPGGEKMLLERDKEEETSDGRKGKNQWSSKNKQRKSTERSALCEYTTCKIIGTDEAQKKQMRGQSCLCDVCKIFLSSQKVDLQGEQKELMQQQKNNKETGKYTRTEFENNFINESNNTDKRIPSYPGCEKEHITRHTKFHPGERPVSDTKCMKSFSQGKELTELKLTLTSVESVTSTKSEKAFSKKTNFSKYQKVQKGKCVGSSSDCGRNIYWTVKQAMHHRIHLGLKPSTDCDKSITDNRSIHPGPKPFICTQCGKNFKWKASLTSHKRTHTGVKPFICTECGKRFRWKAYLTSHKRIHTGEKPFKCIQCGKSFRWKSYLFEHNKIHTGLKQFMCVECGKSFNHKKSLAKHYKIHTRITPYICTECGKSFKQKGALTIHHRIHTGEKPFICAECGKHFIRKVNLTQHQKIHTEVKPFKCTECDKTFKWKTQLIVHQSIHIGIKPFKCAECGKSFRQKRNLTVHEGIHRGIKPFICTSCGKSFSWKASLTIHKRIHIELKSYARTDCGESFSHKSNLNNHQNIHSPVKLYMCIECGKNFSTKNYLLRHYRIHSGVKPYVCTECGKSFAEKSGLFMHNRIHTGEKPFVCTECGKGFSHKGNLKKHQRIHSGVKPFTCLECGQKFNQKASLDMHNRIHTGEKPFICTECGKSFSRKTNLTVHQSIHTGMKSFICAECGKGFRQKPNLIVHQSIHTGIKPFVCTECGKSFSQKAYLRVHQRIHRGVK; this is encoded by the exons GTGCCAGTGACATATGAGGATATCACTGTCCACTTCTCCCGGGAGCAGTGGGAGTGTTTGAATGAAggtcagaaggagctttacagggaggtgatgaaggagaattatgacACTTTGATCTCGCTAG GCACAGGCCATGAAAGTATCGGTCCTGAAGTATTATCAAAGATTAAACAAGAGGAAGAGCCACTTGTATGGGATCCAAAGGAGGCAGGAGAGACAGAAATTACTCACTCATACACAG aaaaagatGATCCCAGAAACAGTAATGCGGAGACACATTGCTGGAAGATCAGCGAGAGTCCTGGTGGGGAAAAGATGTTActagaaagagacaaagaagaagaaacttCTGAtggaagaaagggaaaaaatcAATGGAGCtcaaaaaataaacaaagaaaatcAACAGAAAGATCAGCTCTGTGTGAGTACACTACCTGCAAAATCATCGGTACAGATGAAGCGCAGAAAAAGCAGATGAGAGGTCAAAGCTGTTTATGTGATGTTTGTAAGATATTCCTCAGCAGTCAAAAGGTAGACctacagggggaacagaaagagCTAATGCAGCAgcagaaaaataataaagaaactgGAAAATATACAAGAACAGAATTCGAGAACAATTTTATCAATGAATCAAACAACACTGATAAGAGAATACCCTCATATCCTGGCTGTGAGAAAGAGCATATTACAAGACATACAAAATTTCACCCAGGAGAGAGACCAGTTTCAGATACAAAGTGTATGAAAAGTTTTAGTCAGGGTAAAGAACTGACAGAACTCAAATTAACTTTAACTAGTGTGGAATCGGTCACTTCGACTAAATCTGAAAAAGCCTTTAGTAAGAAGACAAACTTTTCAAAATACCAGAAAGTTCAAAAAGGCAAGTGCGTAGGTTCCTCTTCTGACTGTGGTAGAAATATCTATTGGACAGTAAAACAGGCAATGCACCATAGAATACATTTGGGATTAAAACCATCTACTGATTGTGATAAAAGCATTACTGACAACAGGAGTATCCACCCAGGACCAAAACCATTTATATGTACTCAGTGTGGTAAAAATTTCAAGTGGAAGGCAAGCCTCACTAGTCACAAGAGAACCCACACAGGAGTAAAACCATTCATATGTACTGAATGTGGTAAAAGGTTCAGGTGGAAGGCATACCTCACCAGCCACAAgagaatccacacaggagaaaaaccatttaaatgtattcagtgtggtaaaagcttcaggtGGAAGTCATACCTGTTTGAGCACAACAAGATCCACACAGGACTGAAACAATTTATGTGTgttgagtgtggtaaaagctttaatcacAAGAAAAGTCTTGCTAAGCATTACAAAATCCACACTAGAATAACACCTTATATATGtactgaatgtggtaaaagtttcaAGCAGAAGGGAGCTCTTACCATACATCATAGAATacacactggagagaaaccatttatcTGTGCTGAGTGTGGTAAACACTTTATTAGAAAGGTAAACCTCACCCAGCAccaaaaaatccacacagaagtgAAGCCATTTAAATGTACTGAGTGTGATAAAACATTCAAATGGAAGACACAGCTCATTGTACATCAGAGTATCCATATAGGAATAAAGCCATTTAAATGtgctgagtgtggtaaaagcttcaggcAAAAGAGAAACCTCACTGTCCATGAGGGTATCCACAGAGGaataaaaccatttatatgtaCTAGTTGCGGTAAAAGCTTTAGTTGGAAAGCAAGTCTTACTATACACAAAAGAATCCACATAGAATTGAAATCATATGCACGTACTGATTGTGGTGAAAGCTTCAGTCACAAAAGTAACCTCAACAATCACCAAAACATTCATTCTCCAGTGAAACTGTATATGTGTATTGAATGTGGTAAAAACTTCAGTACAAAAAATTATCTTCTTAGGCATTATAGAATCCACTCAGGAGTGAAACCGTATgtatgtactgagtgtggtaaaagcttcgcTGAGAAGTCTGGTCTCTTCATGCACAACAGAATCCACACAGGGGAGAAACCATTTgtatgtactgagtgtggtaaaggCTTCTCTCACAAAGGTAATCTCAAGAAACACCAAAGAATTCATTCTGgagtgaaaccatttacatgtctTGAGTGTGGTCAAAAATTCAACCAGAAAGCAAGTCTAGACATGCACAataggatccacacaggagagaaaccatttatttgcactgagtgtggtaaaagctttagccGAAAGACAAACCTCACTGTACACCAGAGTATCCACACAGGAATGAAATCATTTATATGTGCTGAGTGTGGTAAAGGCTTCAGACAAAAACCAAACCTCATTGTGCACCAGAGTATCCACACAGGAATAAAACCATTTgtatgtactgagtgtggtaaaagcttcagtcAGAAGGCATACCTCAGGGTGCATCAGCGAATTCACAGAGGTGTTAAATGA